One genomic region from Candidatus Mesenet endosymbiont of Agriotes lineatus encodes:
- a CDS encoding L-threonylcarbamoyladenylate synthase: protein MLNVINALNNGKLICFPTETVYALSCNANDASAIDKIYKIKKRNKDKPLSVFVANIDQLKDIAIVKENYLAPIKYFSPGPITFILPLKENSRLPKEFFQSTIGIRIPNHPIALKILNEFKNVVVATSINISGEKSVSRACDIPGDIKKEASIIIEDDKLVMGVESTIVDLTTDEISVLRRGKVTEENVKTVFDKYGKYNRT, encoded by the coding sequence ATGTTAAACGTAATTAATGCTTTAAACAACGGTAAGCTGATATGTTTTCCAACAGAAACTGTCTATGCTCTTTCTTGTAATGCTAACGATGCAAGTGCAATAGATAAAATCTACAAAATAAAAAAACGTAATAAAGATAAACCTCTGTCAGTATTTGTAGCTAATATCGATCAACTTAAGGATATAGCAATAGTTAAGGAAAATTATCTCGCTCCTATTAAATATTTTTCTCCAGGTCCAATAACATTTATCTTACCTCTTAAAGAAAATAGTAGGCTGCCAAAGGAGTTTTTCCAAAGTACTATTGGTATTAGAATTCCAAACCATCCAATCGCTCTTAAAATACTAAACGAATTTAAAAATGTAGTGGTAGCAACAAGCATTAACATTTCAGGGGAAAAAAGTGTATCAAGAGCTTGTGATATTCCAGGCGATATAAAGAAAGAAGCTTCTATCATCATAGAAGATGATAAATTAGTTATGGGAGTAGAGTCAACTATAGTTGATCTTACAACGGATGAAATTTCTGTTTTGAGAAGAGGTAAAGTAACAGAAGAAAACGTTAAAACGGTATTTGATAAGTATGGAAAATATAATAGGACATAA
- a CDS encoding AAA family ATPase: MENIIGHKSAKQTLINNKSVQSWLICGQKGIGKATLAQSFASFVLTKSISYDHPDFLIIEDPLITVERIRYLKNFLYLSPKYSDYKVVLIDSIEAVNNNARNAMLKILEEPTQNSIIIIISHKPYHVPATIKSRCFQLKLSPLSYDETKQVIAKFPSEQKLCEELFSLFCGLPGIIINTASSKINDLYQSLLRVLQGQSDVKTANCIINTDIELDIIAYILQNLILRIVKSKIGIEWQSNEKFITKNIGYSISYWYEKCRQVTDLFISAEKFNLDKGHTLTNLVNILN, translated from the coding sequence ATGGAAAATATAATAGGACATAAATCTGCAAAACAAACGCTGATTAACAATAAGTCTGTGCAATCATGGCTCATTTGCGGGCAAAAAGGCATAGGCAAGGCAACACTAGCTCAATCCTTTGCAAGTTTTGTTTTAACAAAAAGCATATCTTATGATCATCCAGATTTTCTCATAATTGAAGATCCCTTAATTACTGTAGAAAGAATCAGATATCTAAAAAATTTTTTATATTTAAGCCCAAAATATTCTGACTATAAAGTAGTATTAATAGATAGCATTGAAGCAGTAAATAATAATGCTAGAAATGCAATGCTAAAAATATTGGAAGAACCAACGCAAAATTCAATAATAATTATAATTAGCCATAAACCTTATCATGTACCTGCAACTATAAAGTCACGTTGCTTTCAGCTTAAGCTATCTCCTTTAAGTTACGATGAGACAAAACAAGTCATAGCAAAATTTCCCTCTGAACAGAAACTGTGCGAAGAGTTATTTTCTCTGTTCTGTGGATTGCCAGGGATAATAATTAATACTGCAAGCAGCAAAATTAATGATCTATATCAATCTTTACTAAGAGTCTTACAGGGGCAAAGTGATGTCAAAACAGCAAATTGCATAATAAATACTGATATTGAACTCGATATAATAGCTTATATTTTACAAAACTTAATTTTAAGAATTGTAAAAAGTAAAATTGGAATAGAGTGGCAATCAAATGAGAAATTTATTACAAAAAACATTGGCTATAGTATTTCATACTGGTATGAAAAGTGTCGACAAGTCACTGACCTTTTTATTTCTGCTGAAAAATTTAATTTAGACAAAGGCCACACATTAACTAATTTAGTAAATATCTTGAACTGA
- a CDS encoding 6,7-dimethyl-8-ribityllumazine synthase, whose amino-acid sequence MSKVLTVISDYYKDIAGLLLVGAKEELDDKGVQYDELYVPGAFEIPAAIVFSIMSDRSSYNGYLALGCVIRGETDHYHYICKRVIGSLGEIAIQHSVPLGMGVITADSKERASARADKNQKNVGGNAALAVLRMMEIYNQFLK is encoded by the coding sequence GTGTCTAAAGTACTCACTGTAATTTCAGATTATTATAAAGATATAGCAGGCCTTCTGTTAGTTGGTGCCAAAGAGGAGTTGGATGATAAAGGTGTTCAGTATGATGAACTCTATGTACCAGGCGCATTTGAAATCCCAGCAGCAATTGTTTTTTCAATTATGAGTGATCGTAGCAGTTACAATGGCTATTTAGCACTTGGGTGCGTAATACGTGGAGAAACAGATCACTATCACTACATTTGCAAAAGAGTAATTGGGTCCTTAGGTGAGATTGCTATTCAGCATTCTGTGCCTTTAGGCATGGGTGTAATTACAGCTGATAGTAAAGAGAGAGCCTCAGCCAGGGCTGATAAAAACCAAAAGAATGTTGGTGGTAATGCAGCTTTAGCAGTGTTACGTATGATGGAAATATATAATCAGTTTTTAAAATAA
- the nusB gene encoding transcription antitermination factor NusB yields MELLAKKNCYSRRNIARFLVIQAYYSAMFVDYKYSEELIDYINEVAHLFGFYSFDNQFLLKLLDGIIDNPKKLDTVIESNLSPKWSLTRINLISLAVLRTAAYELVNCDTPVAVVINEYTNISSDLLDKASEISFINAILNKINNT; encoded by the coding sequence ATGGAGCTTTTAGCTAAAAAAAACTGTTATTCTAGAAGAAACATTGCACGTTTTCTTGTTATACAGGCCTATTATTCAGCCATGTTTGTAGATTACAAATATTCTGAAGAGTTAATTGATTACATAAATGAAGTTGCTCATTTATTTGGATTTTATAGTTTTGATAATCAGTTTTTGCTAAAGTTACTAGACGGTATCATCGACAATCCAAAAAAACTTGATACAGTAATAGAATCTAATCTAAGCCCTAAATGGTCTTTAACAAGAATAAATTTGATTAGTTTAGCAGTATTGCGAACTGCTGCGTATGAATTAGTGAATTGTGATACTCCCGTTGCAGTGGTAATAAATGAATATACAAATATCTCTTCTGATTTACTTGATAAGGCAAGTGAAATTAGTTTTATTAATGCTATTCTCAATAAAATAAATAATACATAA
- the coaE gene encoding dephospho-CoA kinase (Dephospho-CoA kinase (CoaE) performs the final step in coenzyme A biosynthesis.), whose product MIILGLTGAIGVGKSFVASCFQRFGAAIFDADATVHKIYQSDELIINLARDYFPDAVVDGAISRSILRKHFFQYSEKWQIFESKIHSLVLEKQNDFLIEEKKKNSKLVVLDVPLLIETKSHYECDFIIFVTVDSKLQNKRLIKRNLTAKEIDLFAKRQLAYHIKHKLLDFTINTSFNKGYTFSQVREIIDCVTRNSEVVYDVSSSF is encoded by the coding sequence ATGATCATTTTAGGTTTAACAGGTGCAATTGGGGTAGGGAAAAGCTTTGTTGCAAGCTGTTTTCAAAGATTTGGGGCTGCTATATTTGATGCCGACGCTACAGTACATAAAATTTACCAATCAGATGAATTGATTATCAACTTAGCAAGAGACTACTTTCCAGATGCGGTAGTAGATGGAGCAATTAGCAGATCAATACTTAGGAAGCATTTCTTTCAATACAGTGAAAAATGGCAAATTTTCGAATCTAAAATACATTCTCTCGTTCTAGAAAAGCAAAATGATTTTCTCATTGAAGAGAAAAAGAAGAACAGCAAGCTTGTAGTACTGGATGTACCACTACTTATTGAAACAAAATCTCATTATGAATGCGATTTTATCATCTTTGTCACTGTAGATTCGAAATTACAAAATAAAAGGTTAATAAAACGTAATTTAACAGCAAAGGAGATTGATTTATTTGCCAAACGACAACTTGCTTATCATATAAAACATAAGCTTTTAGATTTTACTATAAACACTAGCTTTAACAAAGGGTATACTTTTTCTCAAGTAAGAGAAATTATAGACTGTGTCACTCGTAATAGCGAAGTTGTTTATGATGTAAGCTCTAGTTTTTAA
- a CDS encoding PAS-domain containing protein, whose product MKHENMLLNNLIDATDDGFYLWDAEKRIERFSPNLLLLFNTIFYSFNEFANFFEESDLLKRNLNEVKEISKSFTIKLKAKGVEIYCVCHGRSIIGSTNDIVGALLWIKNISNSVTRINNLNMENIRYAQKLRDFTDVLDIIPYPIWKRDHSFKISVCNASYSKCVKSLKKILNNNTLKNNISPQYYTETKYIIINNKRKLYNFTEVRVEGSNKFVGYAEDITQIEQLNNKLNNYITIQKTLLASLPVAIVIHDENQRLQFYNRAFAELFSFDSLLLAAKPTYEEIFGLLKVKETLESNDYNNLCKQKFEFLNTLSDPYNYLLHLADGRTLSVLIIPHAVEGLIFLYENITNKSKIEA is encoded by the coding sequence TTGAAACACGAAAATATGCTGCTAAACAATCTAATTGATGCTACAGACGACGGGTTCTATTTATGGGATGCAGAAAAACGGATAGAGAGGTTTTCTCCTAATTTACTACTTTTATTTAACACTATATTCTACTCATTTAATGAGTTTGCAAATTTTTTTGAAGAATCAGACTTATTAAAAAGAAATCTAAATGAAGTAAAAGAAATAAGCAAATCTTTCACGATAAAATTAAAAGCAAAAGGTGTTGAAATTTATTGCGTATGTCATGGCAGAAGCATAATTGGAAGTACAAATGATATAGTTGGGGCTTTGTTATGGATTAAAAATATCTCAAATTCTGTTACAAGAATTAATAACCTTAATATGGAAAATATAAGGTATGCTCAAAAATTAAGAGACTTTACAGATGTTTTAGACATAATACCATACCCTATATGGAAGCGTGATCACAGTTTCAAAATAAGTGTATGTAATGCATCATATTCTAAATGCGTTAAAAGTTTAAAAAAAATACTAAACAACAATACGCTAAAAAACAACATTTCACCTCAATATTACACCGAAACTAAATATATCATAATTAATAACAAGCGAAAATTATACAATTTTACGGAAGTTAGAGTAGAAGGATCAAATAAATTTGTAGGGTATGCAGAAGATATAACCCAGATAGAGCAGCTAAATAACAAACTTAATAACTATATTACTATACAAAAAACTTTATTAGCAAGTTTACCTGTTGCTATAGTTATACATGATGAAAATCAAAGACTGCAGTTTTACAATAGAGCCTTTGCTGAACTTTTTAGCTTTGATTCATTACTGCTAGCAGCAAAACCTACTTATGAAGAAATCTTTGGCTTATTAAAAGTTAAAGAGACTTTAGAAAGTAATGATTACAATAACTTGTGCAAACAAAAATTTGAGTTTTTAAATACGTTATCAGATCCATATAACTACTTGTTACACTTAGCTGACGGTAGAACATTAAGTGTTTTAATTATACCACATGCCGTAGAGGGATTGATTTTCTTATATGAAAACATAACAAACAAAAGTAAAATAGAAGCATAA
- the nth gene encoding endonuclease III has protein sequence MNPQKVELIFLSFQQSNPIPKIELNYINHFTLLIAIILSARTTDVSVNKITEQLFKIADSPQKILDLGEQELKNHICRIGLYNTKTKNIIKLSTILIKEYNGNIPAEFNQLVSLPGVGRKSANVFLNSALGMPTLAVDTHVFRVSNRICLVKEKSIIGTERSLLKVVPKKWLLYAHHWLVLHGRYVCKARMPLCKTCIIKDLCEYKKKC, from the coding sequence ATGAACCCACAAAAAGTAGAGTTAATTTTTTTAAGTTTTCAGCAATCTAACCCTATACCTAAAATTGAGCTAAATTATATAAACCATTTTACTCTACTAATCGCAATAATTTTATCAGCACGGACAACTGATGTTAGTGTAAATAAGATAACAGAACAGCTATTTAAAATTGCTGATTCTCCACAAAAAATCCTAGATCTTGGAGAACAAGAGTTAAAGAATCATATCTGCCGTATTGGTTTATACAACACCAAAACAAAAAATATCATCAAACTAAGCACCATATTAATAAAAGAGTATAACGGCAACATTCCAGCAGAGTTTAATCAGCTAGTTTCATTGCCAGGAGTAGGAAGAAAAAGCGCAAATGTTTTTTTAAATTCAGCACTCGGCATGCCAACACTTGCAGTTGATACTCATGTATTTAGAGTCAGCAATAGGATATGTTTAGTAAAAGAAAAAAGCATAATAGGAACTGAAAGAAGCTTGCTTAAAGTAGTGCCAAAAAAATGGCTCCTATATGCTCATCACTGGCTGGTATTACATGGCAGGTATGTATGCAAAGCACGCATGCCACTTTGCAAAACATGCATAATAAAAGATCTATGTGAATATAAGAAGAAATGCTAA
- a CDS encoding NAD(P)H-dependent flavin oxidoreductase, producing the protein MEINLKDVIKKVLLSGREVWPIIEGGKGIGISDGFSCGAFAAAGAVGTFSGANAELIDDNGEIVPLIYKGKTRYERHNELIERSIKAAISQARIANKISKGQGRIHMNVLWEMGAVQRILNGVLEGAKGLIHGVTCGAGMPYKLAEIASKYQVYYYPIISSVRALKILWKRSYEKVSKFLLGGVVYEDPWLAGGHNGLSNNEDPGVPQDPFARVVEIRAFMNEVGLCDVPIVMAGGVWYLKDWHNWFDNELIGNIAFQFGTRPLLTQESPISAEWKNYLLNIEKGDVYLNRFSPTGFYSSAIENDFLRELKERNLRQVEFSDSYSSVFNTELTIGQRNRKVYLKAEDKDLSNKWIAGGYTEVLKTPSSTIVFVAKDKFEEIRRDQINCMGCLSHCLFSNWKDHDNYTTGQKPDPRSFCIQKTLQNIINGGDIKNELMFSGHNAYKFKEDPFYKNGYIPTVKELVERILTGF; encoded by the coding sequence ATGGAAATAAATTTAAAAGATGTAATTAAAAAGGTTTTGCTTTCTGGTAGGGAAGTATGGCCTATTATAGAAGGTGGTAAAGGCATTGGAATAAGTGATGGATTTTCTTGTGGAGCCTTTGCTGCAGCTGGTGCAGTCGGTACTTTTTCAGGCGCTAACGCAGAACTTATAGATGATAACGGTGAGATAGTTCCTTTGATTTACAAAGGCAAAACAAGATATGAGCGTCATAATGAATTAATTGAGCGTAGCATAAAAGCAGCAATCAGCCAGGCACGTATTGCAAACAAGATTTCTAAAGGTCAAGGCCGCATACATATGAACGTCTTATGGGAAATGGGAGCTGTACAACGTATACTTAATGGGGTGCTGGAAGGTGCAAAAGGCCTAATACACGGAGTTACTTGTGGTGCAGGAATGCCTTATAAGTTAGCTGAAATAGCATCTAAATATCAGGTATATTATTATCCAATAATTTCATCAGTACGTGCGCTGAAAATTTTATGGAAGCGTTCGTATGAAAAAGTATCTAAATTTTTACTAGGAGGAGTAGTTTATGAAGATCCATGGCTTGCTGGTGGGCATAATGGTTTAAGCAATAATGAAGATCCAGGAGTGCCGCAAGATCCATTTGCAAGAGTTGTAGAGATTAGAGCATTTATGAATGAAGTTGGCTTATGTGATGTGCCAATTGTAATGGCTGGGGGGGTGTGGTATTTAAAAGATTGGCATAACTGGTTTGATAATGAATTGATAGGCAATATAGCTTTTCAATTTGGTACTCGCCCTTTGTTAACACAAGAAAGTCCAATTTCGGCAGAATGGAAAAACTATCTGCTTAATATCGAAAAAGGAGATGTTTACTTAAATAGATTCAGTCCCACAGGATTTTATTCCTCTGCAATTGAAAATGATTTTTTACGCGAACTCAAAGAGCGTAACTTGAGGCAAGTAGAATTTTCAGATAGTTATAGTAGTGTATTTAATACTGAGCTAACCATTGGACAAAGAAATAGAAAAGTTTATTTAAAAGCAGAAGATAAAGATTTATCTAATAAATGGATTGCAGGGGGGTATACAGAGGTATTAAAAACACCTAGTTCGACTATTGTTTTTGTGGCAAAAGATAAATTTGAAGAGATAAGAAGAGATCAAATTAATTGCATGGGTTGTTTAAGCCACTGTTTATTTAGTAATTGGAAGGATCATGATAATTATACAACAGGGCAAAAGCCAGACCCACGTAGCTTTTGCATACAAAAAACTCTGCAAAATATAATAAACGGTGGTGATATTAAAAATGAGCTTATGTTTTCTGGCCACAATGCTTATAAATTCAAAGAGGACCCTTTTTATAAAAATGGTTATATTCCAACAGTAAAAGAGCTAGTTGAGAGGATATTAACTGGTTTTTAG
- the glpX gene encoding class II fructose-bisphosphatase, giving the protein MEDLIPKLVEATESAAIAAYNFLGLGQEKETDKAAVDAMRSALNSIDMNGTVVIGEGERDSAPMLYIGEEVGTKRGPEVDIALDPLEGTSICANYGRGAMSVLAVTKRGSFLNAPDVYMEKIAVGKNLPNGVVSLKNSIESNLYQLSEAKCCKISELVVIVLNRPRHESLIMRIRKCGVKVKLIDDGDISAVISLLNNSYDMYVGIGGAPEGVLAASALSSIGGQMEGRLIFDTDKLKKRADEIGIKDKEKIYRIEDMVKSKSIFISTGITDGDILSGIKDKNNKRIINSLIILKDVIKRIKKIT; this is encoded by the coding sequence ATAGAAGATTTAATTCCCAAATTGGTTGAGGCAACAGAAAGTGCAGCTATAGCTGCATATAATTTTCTTGGCCTGGGTCAAGAGAAAGAGACAGATAAAGCTGCTGTTGATGCGATGCGTTCTGCACTTAATTCTATAGATATGAATGGTACAGTTGTTATCGGTGAAGGTGAAAGAGATTCAGCACCAATGCTTTATATAGGTGAAGAGGTTGGAACAAAAAGAGGCCCAGAGGTTGATATTGCACTTGATCCCTTAGAAGGAACTTCTATATGTGCAAATTATGGAAGAGGGGCAATGTCTGTTCTTGCTGTTACAAAAAGAGGTAGTTTTCTAAACGCACCAGATGTTTATATGGAAAAGATAGCGGTAGGTAAAAACTTACCAAACGGTGTTGTATCACTTAAAAATAGTATTGAAAGTAACTTATATCAGCTGTCCGAAGCAAAATGTTGTAAAATTAGTGAATTGGTAGTTATAGTACTAAACAGGCCAAGGCATGAAAGCTTAATAATGAGAATTAGAAAATGTGGAGTAAAAGTAAAATTAATAGATGATGGTGATATATCAGCTGTTATTTCATTACTAAATAATAGTTATGATATGTATGTAGGAATTGGAGGCGCACCAGAAGGAGTTTTAGCTGCATCAGCCCTCAGCTCTATTGGAGGGCAAATGGAAGGAAGGTTAATCTTTGACACTGATAAGCTAAAAAAACGTGCGGATGAAATAGGTATCAAGGACAAGGAAAAGATCTATAGAATAGAAGATATGGTAAAAAGCAAATCGATATTTATCAGTACTGGCATTACAGATGGAGATATATTAAGTGGAATAAAAGATAAAAACAACAAGCGTATTATCAACTCACTTATAATATTAAAAGATGTAATAAAAAGGATAAAAAAAATTACTTAG
- the rpe gene encoding ribulose-phosphate 3-epimerase, whose product MSIQIAASILSADFAKLGEEVKKVGDLGADLIHIDVMDGNFVPNITIGPGVISAIRPYSSLPFDVHLMINSPSNYIEAFVSAGADIITIHVEAEVHLDRVIKKIKSYGIKVGISIVPSTHPGVLEYIIHELDVILVMSVNPGFGGQEFLVSQLDKISEIKSMIKKKSLATKIAVDGGITVNNAPSVIKAGADILVMGSAIFKAQDTAKMISDIKSLS is encoded by the coding sequence ATGTCAATTCAAATAGCCGCATCAATACTTTCAGCAGATTTTGCTAAGCTTGGAGAAGAAGTTAAGAAGGTAGGTGATTTAGGTGCGGATTTAATACATATAGATGTTATGGATGGCAATTTCGTACCTAATATTACAATTGGTCCAGGAGTTATATCAGCAATAAGACCTTACTCTTCTTTGCCTTTTGATGTGCATCTAATGATAAATTCTCCTTCAAATTATATCGAAGCATTTGTAAGTGCAGGAGCTGATATAATTACTATACATGTAGAAGCAGAAGTTCACTTGGATAGAGTAATTAAAAAAATTAAATCATATGGAATTAAAGTTGGAATATCAATAGTTCCTTCAACTCATCCGGGTGTATTAGAATACATAATACATGAACTAGATGTAATTCTTGTGATGTCTGTCAATCCTGGTTTTGGTGGGCAAGAATTCCTTGTTTCACAATTGGATAAAATATCTGAAATAAAAAGCATGATTAAAAAAAAATCACTTGCAACAAAAATAGCCGTTGATGGCGGTATTACTGTAAATAATGCGCCTTCTGTTATAAAAGCAGGAGCAGATATTTTAGTTATGGGATCAGCTATTTTTAAAGCACAGGATACTGCAAAAATGATAAGTGATATTAAGAGTTTATCTTAA
- a CDS encoding GNAT family N-acetyltransferase: MKQKNSILKSSLVTKNLRDYIIDTTKLSNWEIHKFNNLTVTIGSTSQSLFNYVFYTEEGEFCIESVREVLSYLQERKIEATWPIDSHIKVRTKLENLGIKSSSTPKKAFLNIRNYLPSQDKVSNLVLKVVSSQEDLTELDKITSVIFYHDIGIVSTFLRGILNHDNQASKLKFFLVKLNDKTVGTCGIYIEDEIAGFYSDGVLPMYRNQGIATEMVMQRIKIAQQHCCKYVIAHCMKSSVNLYKRVGFKMLGNLHLYVSS; the protein is encoded by the coding sequence ATGAAACAGAAAAATAGTATTCTTAAGTCATCTCTCGTAACTAAAAACCTAAGAGATTACATAATAGATACAACTAAATTGTCTAATTGGGAGATACATAAGTTTAATAACCTTACTGTTACAATAGGCAGCACTAGCCAATCTTTATTTAATTATGTGTTTTACACAGAAGAAGGTGAGTTTTGCATAGAGTCTGTCCGAGAAGTTCTAAGTTACCTACAGGAAAGAAAGATAGAAGCAACCTGGCCTATAGATTCCCACATAAAGGTTAGAACTAAATTAGAAAATCTTGGTATAAAAAGTTCTAGCACCCCTAAAAAAGCTTTCTTAAATATAAGAAATTATTTGCCATCTCAGGACAAGGTATCTAATTTAGTACTAAAGGTAGTTAGTAGTCAAGAAGATTTAACAGAGCTGGATAAAATAACATCTGTTATCTTTTATCATGACATAGGAATTGTAAGTACATTCCTACGTGGAATACTAAATCATGATAATCAGGCCTCTAAATTAAAGTTCTTTCTTGTAAAATTAAATGACAAAACAGTCGGTACCTGTGGAATTTACATTGAAGATGAAATAGCAGGTTTCTACAGCGATGGTGTATTGCCTATGTATAGAAACCAAGGCATTGCTACTGAAATGGTTATGCAAAGAATTAAAATAGCGCAACAACATTGTTGTAAATATGTTATAGCTCACTGTATGAAATCTTCAGTTAATCTTTATAAAAGAGTAGGATTTAAAATGTTAGGTAATTTGCACTTATACGTTTCTTCATAA
- the yidC gene encoding membrane protein insertase YidC — MSEIRNLILAVFLSVLIMIGWRIFYEKFFGYEKTAVENADDINLNDTELAFPELKYKDRYEIISSSSDQRVKIANNKLHGSISLNGAKFDDLTLANYHVTSDPTSSEVVLLSPFGSKDVYFAEFGWIDPENKIKTPNSSTIWQADKKKLSNKEEIILHWDNLDGIVFKIKIKLDDDYMFKIEQIVENSTNTQVHLVPYGRINRSRDDIKHSYFISHEGAVGVFDDKLKEWTYKKISSQKNIKIKQNQNNKNWFGFADKYWFTAIIPEGSSSINIKHALSSLDNKFQIDFMKQHSTANSSHSHINYFFAGAKELKLLDHYKNTLKITLFDKAVDFGVLYFITKPVFILLEYFHTVFKNFGLAILLLTLLIKLIMLPLSNKSYISTFRLKQLQPEMLRIKELYKNDKMKLNKEMSSLFKKHNINPMSGLLPILIQIPVFFALYKVLFVTIEMRHAPFYLWIHDLSSPDPMNILTLFGLLDYNPPISIGILPIILGMTMIIQQKLSYDNNSSENMQVTKFLPYIFTFLFASFPAGLIIYWICSNTITIMQQLIIKLFIIKDNTIFIKKVSNESM; from the coding sequence ATGTCAGAAATTAGGAATTTAATCTTAGCAGTTTTTTTGTCAGTTTTAATAATGATTGGCTGGAGAATCTTCTACGAAAAATTCTTTGGCTATGAAAAAACTGCAGTAGAAAATGCTGATGACATCAATTTAAATGACACAGAATTAGCATTTCCTGAATTAAAGTACAAAGATCGTTATGAGATTATAAGTTCCAGCTCAGATCAAAGAGTAAAGATAGCCAATAACAAACTGCATGGTTCTATTTCTTTAAACGGAGCTAAGTTTGATGATTTGACCTTAGCCAATTATCATGTAACTTCTGATCCTACTTCTTCTGAAGTGGTTCTATTGTCTCCATTCGGTTCAAAAGATGTATATTTTGCTGAGTTTGGTTGGATAGATCCAGAAAATAAAATAAAGACTCCAAATTCATCAACAATTTGGCAAGCTGATAAAAAGAAGTTAAGTAATAAGGAAGAGATTATTCTCCACTGGGATAATTTAGATGGAATTGTGTTTAAAATAAAAATTAAACTAGATGATGATTACATGTTTAAAATAGAACAAATAGTTGAAAATAGTACAAACACACAGGTTCATCTAGTACCTTATGGTAGAATAAATCGCAGTCGTGATGATATTAAACATTCTTACTTTATATCACATGAAGGTGCTGTAGGCGTTTTTGATGATAAATTGAAAGAGTGGACTTATAAGAAAATTTCTTCGCAAAAAAATATTAAGATAAAGCAAAATCAAAATAATAAAAATTGGTTTGGTTTTGCAGATAAATATTGGTTTACAGCTATAATACCAGAAGGCTCATCAAGCATCAATATTAAACATGCTTTATCTTCTTTAGATAATAAATTTCAAATAGATTTTATGAAACAGCACAGTACTGCAAATAGTAGCCATTCTCATATCAACTATTTCTTTGCTGGTGCAAAGGAATTAAAACTTTTAGATCATTATAAAAATACTCTCAAAATAACACTATTTGATAAAGCAGTAGATTTTGGTGTTCTTTATTTTATAACTAAGCCAGTATTTATATTGTTGGAATATTTCCATACAGTATTTAAAAATTTTGGTTTAGCAATCTTGCTGCTAACACTATTGATTAAGTTGATTATGCTGCCTTTATCTAATAAATCTTACATCTCAACATTCAGATTAAAGCAACTACAGCCAGAAATGTTACGGATAAAAGAATTATATAAAAACGATAAAATGAAATTAAATAAAGAAATGTCATCATTATTTAAAAAACATAATATAAACCCGATGTCTGGTCTTTTACCGATACTGATCCAAATCCCGGTCTTTTTTGCACTTTATAAAGTGTTGTTTGTCACCATTGAAATGAGGCATGCCCCATTTTACCTTTGGATTCATGATCTTTCATCACCTGATCCTATGAATATTTTAACGCTATTTGGTCTTTTAGATTACAATCCTCCAATTTCGATTGGAATCTTACCTATAATACTTGGTATGACCATGATAATTCAACAGAAGTTAAGCTATGACAATAATTCTTCTGAAAATATGCAAGTAACAAAATTTTTGCCATATATCTTTACATTTCTTTTTGCCTCTTTTCCTGCAGGATTGATAATATATTGGATATGCAGTAATACTATAACAATTATGCAACAATTAATTATAAAGCTTTTTATCATTAAAGATAATACTATTTTTATCAAAAAAGTTTCAAATGAGAGTATGTAG